Genomic segment of Flavobacteriales bacterium:
TGTCATACACAACAAAGAACGTTATAAAAGATTTCTTAGCATTGAAAAAGAAGAGCTTTCAGGTAAATACGGCAAAAATTGTGGAAACAGCCGTGCTTGTTTCGGTTGAAAAGCAGGGTCAAAACCGACAAGAAACGGAAGATTTTTTGGCCGAACTGGAGTTTTTGGCCACCACTGCGGATGCAGAGGTAAAAAAATGGTTTATTCAAAAGCTGCAAATGCCCGATAGCAAAACCTACGTTGGCACCGGAAAGCTCATAGAAATCGCCAATTATATAGCCGATAAGCAAATAAACACAGCCATTTTTGACGATGAACTTTCTCCCTCACAAATCCGAAATTTGGAAAAGGCTTTGGTGTGCAAAATCATTGACCGCAGCACACTTATATTGGACATATTTGCCAAAAATGCCAAAACTACTCGGGCAAAAACGCAGGTAGAGCTTGCACAAAGCGAGTATCTATTGCCTCGATTGACCCGCATGTGGACGCACCTTGAAAAGCAACGGGGCGGCATAGGTATGAAAGGTCCAGGCGAAAAGGAGATAGAAACCGACCGAAGGATTATTCGTGACAAAATATCGTTGCTCAAAAAGAAGTTGGAAGATATTGATAAACAAAGTGTTACACAGAGAAAGGGCAGGGAAGGGGAGTTGAGGCTGGCTTTGGTGGGATATACCAACGTGGGTAAATCAACCATTATGAATGCTTTGACCAATGCGGAAATTTTGGCTGAAAATAAGTTGTTTGCCACGCTAGATTCCACCGTGCGGAAGTTGGTTTTGGTAAAAGAAGCGGAGGAATATATCCCACCTATTGTCACACTGATTAGCGATACGGTAGGGTTTATCAGAAAACTTCCACATCAGCTCATCGAAAGTTTTAAATCAACCTTAGACGAAATAAAAGAGGCCGATTTGCTGCTGCATGTGGTGGATATTTCGCATGTAAATTTTGAGAGCCACATAGAAGTTGTTACGGAAACTCTCTCTGAAATTGGAGCAGGGAATAAACCGATACTGACTATTTTTAACAAGATAGACGGCTATAATCCGCGAGCTACCGCCGAAGATATTTTTGAAGACGAAACCATTTACAACCTTGAAGAGTTTAAAGAAACTTGGTTTGCAAAACAAAATTCACCAGCCATATTTATCAGTGCTTTTGATAAAGCAGATATTAACCTACTTCGCGAAAAGCTATTTGAACTTTGCAGCGGCTTGAGGTAGCCAAAGAAAGCCGCGGCCTGTTGGTGTTTCGGGAGCCAATTAATTACACATCCTTTCTTTTGATAAATAAACTCATCAAAAATCAACAAAAAATGATAAATGTACTTATCAATATTTTATAATATTGGCAAGTGTATTTATCACTTTTAAATAAAAATGATAAATGTATTTATCAAAATAATAAATTAATTGATAAATATACTTATCAATTATGTATATTTGTAGTTGTTTAGTATGGAAAACATTGAAAAAATATATGCCGAAAGCAGCACGTATCTTAAAAACTTAGACCCCCTATTTCGTCGAGATCAAATAGAAGATGTTGATTGGGCAGAGCGATTGTTATTTATCAAAGGTTCGCGAGGTATTGGCAAAACCACCTTGATTTTGCAACACATACAGGAGCAATATGGCTATGATTCAAAAGTGCTATATGTATCAATGGATAGCTTGCAACTACTTGACTATAAGCTGATAGAGTTAGCGGAATATCACTTTAATCATGGCGGAACACACTTGTTTGTTGATGAAATTCACAAATACCAAAACTGGAGTTTGGAGCTTAAAAACATCAACGATTTGTACAAAAAGCTCAATGTGGTGGTTTCGGGATCCTCTATTTTGCATTTGTATAAAGGCAATGCCGATTTAAGCCGACGTGGGGTAAGTTTTAAACTCAGGGGGCTGTCGTTTCGTGAGTTTTTAAATATCGAAACAAAAAGCAATTTTCCGAAA
This window contains:
- the hflX gene encoding GTPase HflX, giving the protein MPQKISEICSTLQPSLSYTTKNVIKDFLALKKKSFQVNTAKIVETAVLVSVEKQGQNRQETEDFLAELEFLATTADAEVKKWFIQKLQMPDSKTYVGTGKLIEIANYIADKQINTAIFDDELSPSQIRNLEKALVCKIIDRSTLILDIFAKNAKTTRAKTQVELAQSEYLLPRLTRMWTHLEKQRGGIGMKGPGEKEIETDRRIIRDKISLLKKKLEDIDKQSVTQRKGREGELRLALVGYTNVGKSTIMNALTNAEILAENKLFATLDSTVRKLVLVKEAEEYIPPIVTLISDTVGFIRKLPHQLIESFKSTLDEIKEADLLLHVVDISHVNFESHIEVVTETLSEIGAGNKPILTIFNKIDGYNPRATAEDIFEDETIYNLEEFKETWFAKQNSPAIFISAFDKADINLLREKLFELCSGLR